One window of Burkholderia thailandensis E264 genomic DNA carries:
- a CDS encoding LrgB family protein, producing MTTPDLSFLTAPSSAAISAGCFALTIALYFASKRLYAYRKTLFFSPLVLVPAVLVAFVALTGIPYAVYFRDTRWLMWLLGPATIAFAVPIYEYRELMKRHWFSLAVGVVVGIAVAICGSLLLSKLLHLSPELQRSLVTRSVSTPFALAVSDRIHAPRDLTALFVIATGICGMLVGEFVLALVPLRSRLARGALFGAAAHAVGTAKAREIGSEEGVVSSLTMMIAGVAMVLIAPLLTLLPI from the coding sequence ATGACGACGCCCGATCTCTCGTTCCTCACCGCGCCTTCGAGCGCCGCGATTTCCGCCGGCTGCTTCGCGCTCACGATCGCGCTCTATTTCGCGTCGAAGCGGCTCTATGCGTACCGCAAGACGCTGTTCTTCTCGCCGCTCGTGCTCGTGCCGGCCGTGCTCGTCGCGTTCGTCGCGCTGACGGGCATTCCGTACGCGGTCTACTTCCGCGATACGCGCTGGCTGATGTGGCTGCTCGGCCCGGCGACGATCGCGTTCGCCGTGCCGATCTACGAGTACCGCGAGCTGATGAAGCGCCACTGGTTCTCACTCGCGGTGGGCGTCGTCGTCGGGATCGCGGTTGCGATCTGCGGATCGCTGCTGCTGTCGAAGCTGCTGCATCTGTCGCCCGAGCTGCAGCGCAGCCTCGTCACGCGCTCGGTGTCGACGCCGTTCGCGCTCGCCGTGTCCGACCGGATCCACGCGCCGCGCGATCTCACCGCGCTCTTCGTGATCGCGACCGGGATCTGCGGGATGCTCGTCGGCGAATTCGTGCTCGCGCTCGTGCCGCTGCGCTCGCGGCTCGCGCGCGGCGCGTTGTTCGGCGCGGCCGCGCATGCGGTGGGCACCGCGAAGGCGCGCGAGATCGGCAGCGAGGAAGGCGTCGTGTCGAGCCTCACGATGATGATCGCGGGCGTCGCGATGGTGCTGATCGCGCCGCTGCTGACGCTGCTGCCGATCTGA
- the fliO gene encoding flagellar biosynthetic protein FliO, with amino-acid sequence MTPRIAPSVSPSVSLRRSAARALAAAPRRMRRAPASLAALAIGAAALPASAADMDAVNHAASLASGVVVGSAAPSLGVGAVVQTLVGLAVVIGLVFGCAWLARRFGFQPQRRGGALKVVASVAVGGKESATVVEIGDTWLVLGVAPGNVRLLHTLPAGSAGVIGAPVAPGVAPAGGGLPRAPGAPGGTARSGPFPEGASFGARFRDAMLGEAAKRFKRDGGKDR; translated from the coding sequence ATGACACCGCGCATCGCGCCGTCCGTCTCGCCGTCCGTTTCATTGCGCCGGTCGGCCGCGCGCGCGCTCGCGGCGGCGCCGCGCCGCATGCGTCGCGCGCCCGCTTCGCTTGCCGCGCTCGCAATCGGCGCGGCGGCGCTGCCCGCATCGGCCGCCGACATGGACGCGGTGAATCACGCGGCGTCGCTCGCATCGGGCGTCGTCGTCGGCTCGGCCGCGCCGTCGCTCGGCGTCGGCGCGGTGGTGCAGACGCTCGTCGGGCTCGCGGTCGTGATCGGCCTCGTGTTCGGCTGCGCGTGGCTCGCGCGGCGCTTCGGCTTCCAGCCGCAACGCCGCGGCGGCGCGCTGAAGGTCGTCGCGAGCGTCGCGGTGGGCGGCAAGGAGAGCGCGACCGTCGTCGAGATCGGCGACACCTGGCTCGTGCTCGGCGTCGCGCCCGGCAACGTGCGCCTGCTGCACACGCTGCCCGCCGGCTCGGCGGGCGTGATCGGCGCACCCGTCGCACCCGGCGTCGCGCCCGCGGGCGGCGGCCTGCCTCGTGCGCCAGGCGCGCCGGGCGGCACGGCGAGGTCCGGCCCGTTCCCCGAGGGCGCTTCCTTCGGGGCGCGCTTTCGCGACGCGATGCTCGGCGAGGCCGCGAAGCGTTTCAAGCGCGACGGCGGCAAGGATCGCTGA
- the gspM gene encoding type II secretion system protein GspM: MKTTEFNEALSQFWEARTAREKLLLGWGGAVLAVAIAYSVLWSPAQEGRARIQRELPTMRHELAEMTAQANEARSLAGAAQGVAPTGVALKDALAASLSDHGLAAAPPQVVGGGVQIQLKNASFPAWTQWLDDVRRQFKAQVVEAHVSALKEDGQVDLTAVLQPASVK, from the coding sequence ATGAAAACGACGGAGTTCAACGAAGCGCTGAGCCAGTTCTGGGAGGCCCGCACCGCGCGCGAAAAGCTGCTGCTCGGCTGGGGCGGCGCGGTGCTCGCGGTCGCGATCGCGTATTCGGTGCTGTGGTCGCCCGCGCAGGAAGGACGCGCGCGAATTCAGCGCGAGCTGCCGACGATGCGCCACGAGCTTGCCGAGATGACCGCGCAGGCGAACGAGGCGCGCTCGCTCGCGGGCGCCGCGCAAGGCGTCGCGCCGACGGGCGTCGCGTTGAAGGATGCGCTTGCCGCGTCGCTGTCCGATCACGGGCTCGCGGCGGCGCCGCCGCAGGTTGTCGGCGGCGGCGTGCAGATCCAGTTGAAGAACGCGTCGTTTCCCGCGTGGACGCAGTGGCTGGACGACGTGCGCCGCCAGTTCAAGGCGCAGGTCGTCGAAGCGCACGTGAGCGCGCTCAAGGAAGACGGCCAGGTCGACCTGACGGCCGTGCTGCAGCCGGCGTCGGTCAAGTGA
- the fliM gene encoding flagellar motor switch protein FliM, with protein sequence MGHEEFMSQEEVDALLKGVTGEDDSADEPAESSGIRPYNIATQERIVRGRMPGLEIINDRFARLLRIGIFNFMRRTAEISVSQVKVQKYSEFTRNLPIPTNLNLVHVKPLRGTSLFVFDPNLVFFVVDNLFGGDGRFHTRVEGRDFTATEQRIIGKLLNLVFEHYAVAWKSVRPLQFEFVRSEMHTQFANVATPNEIVIVTQFSIEFGPTGGTLHICMPYSMIEPIRDVLSSPIQGEALEVDRRWVRVLSQQVQSAEVELVADLAEVPTTFEKILNLRAGDVLPLDIADSITAKVDGVPVMECGYGIFNGQYALRVQKMISASDTMKEGGYD encoded by the coding sequence ATGGGCCACGAAGAATTCATGTCCCAGGAGGAGGTGGATGCACTCCTCAAGGGCGTCACGGGCGAAGACGACTCTGCCGACGAACCGGCCGAGTCGTCCGGCATCCGCCCCTACAACATCGCGACGCAGGAGCGGATCGTCCGCGGCCGGATGCCCGGCCTCGAGATCATCAACGATCGTTTCGCGCGCCTGCTGCGGATCGGCATCTTCAACTTCATGCGGCGCACGGCGGAGATCTCCGTGAGCCAGGTGAAGGTGCAGAAGTACAGCGAGTTCACCCGCAACCTGCCGATTCCGACCAATCTGAACCTCGTGCACGTGAAGCCGCTGCGCGGCACGTCGCTGTTCGTGTTCGATCCGAACCTCGTGTTCTTCGTCGTCGACAACCTGTTCGGCGGCGACGGGCGTTTCCACACGCGCGTCGAGGGCCGCGACTTCACGGCGACCGAGCAGCGGATCATCGGCAAGCTGCTCAATCTCGTGTTCGAGCACTACGCGGTTGCATGGAAAAGCGTGCGGCCGCTGCAGTTCGAGTTCGTGCGCTCGGAGATGCACACGCAGTTCGCGAACGTCGCGACGCCCAACGAGATCGTGATCGTCACGCAGTTCTCGATCGAGTTCGGGCCGACGGGCGGCACGCTGCACATCTGCATGCCGTACTCGATGATCGAGCCGATCCGCGATGTGCTTTCCTCGCCGATCCAGGGCGAGGCGCTCGAGGTGGACCGCCGCTGGGTGCGCGTGCTGTCGCAGCAGGTGCAATCGGCGGAAGTGGAACTGGTCGCGGATCTCGCCGAGGTCCCGACGACGTTCGAGAAGATTCTCAACCTGCGCGCGGGCGACGTGCTGCCGCTCGACATCGCGGATTCGATCACCGCGAAGGTCGACGGCGTGCCGGTGATGGAGTGCGGTTACGGCATTTTCAATGGCCAGTACGCGTTGCGCGTGCAGAAAATGATCAGCGCAAGCGACACGATGAAGGAAGGTGGATATGACTGA
- a CDS encoding type II secretion system protein N yields MPMTWPMRIRRGAPWVVVGGLAILVTLVALLPAAWVTPQFARATGGRVNLVDPEGSLWRGSATLLLAPGADRSASTLLPGRVEWRTRFWPLFAGRVRMRLRQTDAMPDGVALDATLRGAVLSAGSMAVPASLLVGLGTPFNTLDLQGNVRLDWTDWRLFGADAFGQLTVTITDMSSRVSRVKPLGSYRAVLEARGANSTLDLSTSKGPLMLSGQGSFGATGTSFRGTASAAPEQRDNLAGLLNLLGHPIGGGAVSLIYGDAAR; encoded by the coding sequence ATGCCGATGACCTGGCCGATGCGCATCCGGCGCGGCGCGCCGTGGGTCGTCGTCGGCGGCCTCGCGATCCTCGTCACGCTCGTCGCGCTGCTGCCCGCGGCGTGGGTGACGCCGCAGTTCGCGCGCGCGACGGGCGGCCGCGTCAATCTCGTCGATCCGGAAGGCTCGCTCTGGCGCGGCTCGGCGACGCTGCTGCTCGCGCCCGGCGCGGACCGCAGCGCGTCGACGCTCCTGCCCGGCCGCGTCGAATGGCGCACGCGGTTCTGGCCGCTTTTCGCCGGGCGCGTGCGGATGCGGTTGCGCCAGACCGATGCGATGCCCGACGGCGTCGCGCTCGATGCGACGCTGCGCGGCGCGGTGTTGTCGGCGGGCTCGATGGCGGTGCCGGCGTCGCTGCTCGTGGGCCTCGGCACGCCGTTCAACACGCTCGACCTGCAGGGTAACGTGCGGCTCGACTGGACCGACTGGCGGCTCTTCGGCGCGGATGCGTTCGGCCAGCTCACGGTGACGATCACCGACATGAGCTCGCGCGTGTCGCGCGTGAAGCCGCTCGGATCGTACCGGGCGGTGCTCGAGGCGCGCGGCGCGAATTCGACGCTCGACCTGTCGACGTCGAAAGGGCCGCTGATGCTGTCGGGGCAAGGGAGCTTCGGCGCGACGGGCACGTCGTTTCGCGGCACCGCGAGCGCCGCGCCCGAGCAGCGCGACAACCTGGCGGGCCTGCTGAACCTGCTCGGCCATCCGATCGGCGGCGGCGCGGTGTCGTTGATTTATGGCGACGCGGCGCGCTGA
- the fliL gene encoding flagellar basal body-associated protein FliL, which yields MATTANPTVDKPASSGKLKRIVLFLLIGIVAAAAAAGGTYFVLLKEGARGSAPSAPPPLAVPAFFPLEPLTVNLQSDDGVQHYLRVGLSLKLTDPKAQEYLTQHMPELRSRILLALSNKHPEQLATLEGKRALADELKTLIEQPTQPGNQSARVDDVLFTEFVVQ from the coding sequence ATGGCTACCACCGCAAACCCGACCGTCGACAAACCGGCCTCGTCCGGCAAGCTCAAGCGCATCGTCCTTTTCCTGCTGATCGGGATCGTCGCCGCCGCCGCCGCCGCGGGCGGCACGTATTTCGTGCTGTTGAAGGAAGGCGCGCGCGGCTCGGCGCCGAGCGCGCCCCCGCCGCTCGCGGTGCCCGCGTTCTTCCCGCTCGAGCCGCTCACCGTGAATCTCCAGTCCGACGACGGCGTTCAGCACTACCTGCGCGTCGGGCTGTCGCTGAAGCTGACCGACCCGAAGGCGCAGGAGTACCTGACCCAGCACATGCCGGAGCTGCGCAGCCGGATCCTGCTCGCGCTGTCGAACAAGCATCCCGAGCAGCTCGCGACGCTCGAAGGCAAGCGCGCGCTCGCCGACGAACTGAAGACGCTGATCGAGCAGCCGACCCAGCCGGGCAATCAGAGCGCACGCGTCGACGACGTGCTGTTCACCGAGTTCGTCGTCCAATAA
- a CDS encoding CidA/LrgA family protein — MTRISATATAATARAGRTARIALQTAALGALWAAIDWTVRALGVPVPSGVVGLAVLLALLLSGRVAPGWVKDGANWLLADMLLFFIPATVAAVQYGGLFKADGWRLALVVVAGTTFVMLSVAIAVDIAAGFERRLAVTRVRAGRRRARA; from the coding sequence ATGACCAGGATCTCGGCTACGGCAACAGCGGCGACCGCGCGCGCCGGACGCACGGCGCGCATCGCGCTGCAGACGGCCGCGCTCGGCGCGCTGTGGGCGGCGATCGACTGGACGGTGCGCGCGCTCGGCGTGCCGGTGCCGTCCGGCGTGGTCGGCCTCGCGGTGCTGCTTGCGCTGCTGCTGTCCGGCCGCGTCGCGCCCGGCTGGGTGAAGGACGGCGCGAACTGGCTGCTGGCCGACATGCTGCTCTTCTTCATCCCGGCGACCGTCGCGGCGGTTCAGTACGGCGGGCTCTTCAAGGCGGACGGCTGGCGGCTCGCGCTCGTCGTGGTCGCGGGAACCACGTTCGTGATGCTGTCGGTGGCGATCGCGGTGGACATCGCGGCGGGCTTCGAACGGCGGCTCGCGGTGACGCGCGTGCGCGCCGGCCGCCGCCGCGCGCGGGCCTGA
- the fliN gene encoding flagellar motor switch protein FliN: MTELNATPEADGIDEQAFADAAMSAAAADGAAPAAPQEEMAMDDWAAALAEQNQQPIETGATGAGVFRPLSKAAASSTHNDIDMILDIPVKMTVELGRTKIAIRNLLQLAQGSVVELDGLAGEPMDVLVNGCLIAQGEVVVVNDKFGIRLTDIITPSERIRKLNR, translated from the coding sequence ATGACTGAGTTGAACGCGACCCCCGAGGCCGACGGCATCGATGAACAGGCGTTTGCGGACGCCGCGATGAGCGCCGCCGCGGCCGACGGCGCGGCACCCGCCGCGCCGCAGGAGGAGATGGCGATGGACGACTGGGCGGCCGCGCTCGCCGAGCAGAACCAGCAGCCGATCGAGACGGGCGCGACGGGCGCCGGCGTGTTCCGGCCGCTGTCGAAGGCCGCGGCGAGCTCGACGCACAACGACATCGACATGATCCTCGACATCCCGGTCAAGATGACGGTCGAGCTCGGCCGCACGAAGATCGCGATTCGCAACCTGCTGCAGCTCGCGCAGGGCTCGGTGGTCGAGCTCGACGGGCTCGCCGGCGAGCCGATGGACGTGCTCGTCAACGGCTGCCTGATCGCGCAGGGCGAGGTGGTCGTCGTCAACGACAAGTTCGGCATCCGGCTCACCGACATCATCACGCCGTCCGAACGCATCCGGAAGCTGAACCGATGA
- a CDS encoding LysR family transcriptional regulator — MELRALRYFVEVVRQQSFTVAAEQMHVTQPTISKMVKALEDEIGSPLLLRDGRQMVLTDAGRIVYQRGQDVLAAQAQLQAELNDLGTLGRGELTVGIPPLGGSLFTPAIAAFKARYPRIELKLFEQGARKIEEALVAGELELGGVLEPVDPAVFDVLPMVRAPLWLVAPHGSRWDADATVPLADLANEPFVFYAESLALHDAVLDACRKVGFTPQIVSRSGHWDFMAALVHAGVGIALLPEPYCRRLDAAQFTCRPIVEPEITWAIAIGWLKKGYLSHAARAWLDVARETEPIDPGDDLAFGSLRAR, encoded by the coding sequence ATGGAGCTGCGCGCGTTGCGTTATTTCGTCGAGGTGGTCAGGCAGCAGAGCTTCACCGTCGCGGCCGAGCAGATGCACGTCACGCAGCCGACGATCAGCAAGATGGTGAAAGCGCTCGAGGACGAAATCGGCTCGCCGCTCCTGTTGCGCGACGGTCGCCAGATGGTGCTGACGGACGCCGGCCGGATCGTCTATCAGCGTGGCCAGGACGTGCTCGCCGCGCAGGCGCAGCTCCAGGCCGAGCTGAACGATCTCGGCACGCTCGGGCGCGGCGAGCTGACGGTCGGGATTCCGCCGCTCGGCGGTTCGCTGTTCACCCCGGCGATCGCCGCGTTCAAGGCGCGCTATCCGCGAATCGAGCTGAAGTTGTTCGAGCAGGGCGCGCGGAAGATCGAGGAAGCGCTTGTCGCGGGCGAGCTGGAGCTGGGCGGCGTGCTCGAGCCCGTCGATCCGGCCGTGTTCGACGTGCTGCCGATGGTGCGTGCGCCGCTGTGGCTCGTCGCGCCGCACGGCTCGCGCTGGGACGCCGACGCGACGGTGCCGCTCGCCGATCTGGCCAACGAACCGTTCGTGTTCTATGCGGAAAGCCTCGCGCTGCACGACGCGGTGCTCGACGCGTGCCGCAAGGTCGGCTTCACGCCGCAGATCGTGAGCCGCAGCGGTCACTGGGATTTCATGGCGGCGCTCGTGCACGCGGGCGTCGGCATCGCGTTGCTGCCCGAACCGTATTGCCGGCGGCTCGACGCCGCGCAGTTCACGTGCCGGCCGATCGTCGAGCCGGAAATCACATGGGCGATCGCGATCGGCTGGCTCAAGAAGGGATACCTGTCGCACGCGGCGCGCGCGTGGCTCGACGTCGCACGCGAGACGGAGCCCATCGATCCGGGCGACGATCTCGCGTTCGGCAGCCTGCGCGCGCGCTGA
- a CDS encoding efflux transporter outer membrane subunit: MPQVPHPRARRALSAAVAAAAAVLLAGCAVGPDYHRPDAAIPAAYKEAPPGWKVAQPADRADRGPWWSIYDDPQLNALVDKLNASNQTVAQYAAAYRQARALVAQARASYFPTLGLTASESRASSALSSGTTTRTIGNTYNVGLDASWEPDLWGKVSRTVGAQKAGEAAAAADLANARLSAQATLAQTYFQLRAADATQKLLDDTVASYQKSLQLTQNQYAQGVAARSDVIQAQTQLQSAQAAAIDNGIARAQYEHAIATLVGEPASTFSLPPMPLTAEPPAMPIDVPSAILERRPDVAAAERRAAAANEQIGVAIAAFFPTLTLSASGGFQSSVWSQLFTLPARFWSVGPQLAATLFDAGLRAAQTEAARATYDQDVAAYRAAVLSAFQDVEDNLASQRILEQEIAVQRQAVESARHALDITLNQYKAGTVAYLNVLTAQTTAFSAQQKLSTISGQRMVSSVGLVKALGGGWDVSQIARETGSMQAPAAPQPASGPAAAVAPAATPAAAVGPAARSAAVVATASANASAVRPAATPTQ; encoded by the coding sequence ATGCCGCAAGTCCCACATCCGCGCGCGCGCCGCGCGCTGAGCGCCGCCGTCGCCGCAGCGGCAGCCGTGCTGCTCGCCGGCTGCGCGGTCGGGCCCGACTATCACCGCCCCGACGCGGCGATTCCCGCCGCATACAAGGAAGCGCCGCCCGGCTGGAAGGTCGCGCAGCCGGCGGACCGTGCGGACCGCGGCCCGTGGTGGTCGATCTATGACGATCCGCAACTGAACGCGCTCGTCGACAAGCTCAACGCGTCGAACCAGACCGTCGCGCAATATGCGGCCGCGTACCGGCAGGCGCGTGCGCTCGTCGCCCAGGCGCGCGCGTCGTACTTCCCGACGCTCGGGCTGACCGCGAGCGAATCGCGCGCGTCGAGCGCGCTGTCGTCGGGCACCACGACGCGCACGATCGGCAACACCTACAACGTCGGCCTGGATGCGTCGTGGGAGCCGGACCTGTGGGGCAAGGTGAGCCGCACGGTCGGCGCGCAGAAGGCGGGGGAAGCGGCCGCGGCCGCCGATCTCGCGAACGCGCGGCTGTCCGCGCAGGCAACGCTCGCGCAGACCTATTTCCAATTGCGCGCCGCGGACGCGACGCAAAAACTCCTCGACGACACCGTCGCGTCGTACCAGAAATCGCTGCAGCTCACGCAGAACCAGTACGCACAGGGCGTCGCCGCGCGCTCGGACGTGATCCAGGCGCAAACGCAGTTGCAATCGGCGCAGGCCGCCGCGATCGACAACGGCATCGCGCGCGCGCAGTACGAGCACGCGATCGCGACGCTCGTCGGCGAGCCGGCGTCGACGTTCTCGCTGCCGCCGATGCCGCTCACGGCCGAACCGCCCGCGATGCCGATCGATGTGCCGTCGGCGATTCTCGAGCGGCGGCCCGACGTCGCCGCCGCCGAGCGGCGCGCGGCCGCCGCGAACGAGCAGATCGGCGTCGCGATCGCCGCGTTCTTCCCCACGCTCACGCTGTCCGCGTCGGGCGGCTTCCAGAGCTCGGTGTGGTCGCAGCTCTTCACGCTGCCCGCGCGCTTCTGGTCGGTCGGCCCGCAGCTCGCCGCGACGCTGTTCGACGCCGGTCTGCGCGCCGCGCAGACGGAAGCCGCGCGCGCGACCTACGACCAGGACGTCGCCGCGTACCGGGCCGCCGTGCTGTCCGCGTTTCAGGACGTCGAGGACAACCTCGCGTCGCAGCGCATCCTCGAGCAGGAAATCGCCGTGCAGCGGCAGGCGGTCGAATCCGCGCGGCATGCGCTCGACATCACGCTCAACCAGTACAAGGCGGGCACGGTCGCCTACCTGAACGTGCTGACCGCGCAGACGACCGCATTCAGCGCGCAGCAGAAGCTCTCGACGATTTCCGGGCAGCGGATGGTGTCGTCGGTCGGGCTCGTGAAGGCGCTGGGCGGCGGATGGGACGTGTCGCAGATCGCGCGCGAGACGGGCAGCATGCAGGCGCCCGCCGCGCCGCAGCCTGCGTCTGGGCCGGCTGCGGCGGTTGCGCCGGCGGCCACGCCCGCCGCGGCCGTTGGGCCGGCGGCCCGATCGGCGGCCGTGGTCGCGACGGCCTCGGCCAATGCGTCGGCCGTCCGTCCGGCCGCCACGCCCACGCAATGA
- a CDS encoding DHA2 family efflux MFS transporter permease subunit, with protein sequence MAATAPASASLSAEPAPLSGGTLALLTVGLALGTFMEVLDTSIANVAVPTISGSLGVATSEGTWVISSYSVASAIAVPLTGWLARRVGEVRLFTLSVLAFTIASALCGLAENFESLIAFRLLQGLVSGPMVPLSQTILMRSYPPAKRGLALGLWAMTVIVAPIFGPVMGGWITDNYTWPWIFYINLPIGMFSAACAFFLLRGRETKTTKQRIDAIGLALLVIGVSCLQMMLDLGKDRDWFNSTFITSLALIAVVSLAFMLVWEATEKEPVVDLSLFKDRNFALGAMIISFGFMAFFGSVVIFPLWLQTVMGYTAGLAGLATAPVGFLALVLSPLIGRNMHRLDLRMVASFAFVVFAGVSIWNSTFTLDVPFNHVILPRLVQGIGVACFFVPMTTITLSSISDERLASASGLSNFLRTLSGAIGTAVSSTFWENDAIYHHARLAESVDVYAQSTIDFQGALARLGIVGDVSTAQINQIVTQQGFMMATNDFFHISALAFVALAALVWVTKPKKGAGPAMGH encoded by the coding sequence ATGGCTGCGACGGCCCCCGCTTCCGCTTCCCTTTCCGCCGAGCCGGCGCCGCTGTCGGGCGGCACGCTCGCGCTGCTGACGGTCGGGCTCGCGCTCGGCACGTTCATGGAGGTGCTCGACACGTCGATCGCGAACGTCGCGGTGCCAACGATCTCCGGCAGCCTCGGCGTCGCGACGAGCGAAGGCACGTGGGTGATCTCGTCGTACTCCGTCGCCTCCGCGATCGCGGTGCCGCTCACCGGCTGGCTCGCGCGGCGGGTGGGCGAGGTGCGGCTCTTCACGCTGTCGGTGCTCGCGTTTACGATCGCGTCGGCGCTTTGCGGCCTCGCTGAGAATTTCGAATCGCTGATCGCGTTCCGGCTGCTGCAGGGCCTCGTGTCCGGCCCGATGGTGCCGCTGTCGCAGACGATCCTGATGCGCAGCTATCCGCCCGCGAAGCGCGGGCTCGCACTCGGCCTGTGGGCGATGACGGTGATCGTCGCGCCGATCTTCGGCCCCGTGATGGGCGGCTGGATCACCGACAACTACACGTGGCCGTGGATCTTCTATATCAACCTGCCGATCGGCATGTTCTCGGCCGCGTGCGCGTTCTTCCTGCTGCGCGGCCGCGAGACGAAGACGACGAAGCAGCGGATCGACGCGATCGGGCTCGCGCTCCTCGTGATCGGCGTGTCGTGCCTGCAGATGATGCTCGATCTCGGCAAGGACCGTGACTGGTTCAATTCGACGTTCATCACGTCGCTCGCGCTGATCGCCGTCGTGTCGCTCGCGTTCATGCTCGTGTGGGAGGCGACCGAGAAGGAGCCGGTCGTCGATCTGTCGCTCTTCAAGGACCGCAACTTCGCGCTCGGCGCGATGATCATCTCGTTCGGCTTCATGGCGTTCTTCGGCTCGGTCGTGATCTTCCCGCTGTGGCTGCAGACCGTGATGGGCTACACGGCGGGCCTGGCCGGCCTCGCGACCGCGCCCGTCGGCTTCCTCGCGCTCGTGCTGTCGCCGCTCATCGGCCGCAACATGCACCGGCTCGATCTGCGGATGGTCGCGAGCTTCGCGTTCGTCGTGTTCGCCGGCGTGTCGATCTGGAACTCGACCTTCACGCTCGACGTGCCGTTCAACCACGTGATCCTGCCGCGGCTCGTGCAGGGGATCGGCGTCGCGTGCTTCTTCGTGCCGATGACGACGATCACGCTCTCCAGCATCTCCGACGAGCGGCTCGCGAGTGCGTCGGGGCTGTCGAACTTCCTGCGCACGCTGTCGGGCGCGATCGGCACCGCGGTCAGCTCGACGTTCTGGGAAAACGATGCGATCTATCACCACGCGCGGCTCGCCGAATCCGTGGACGTCTACGCGCAGAGCACGATCGACTTTCAAGGCGCGCTCGCGCGGCTCGGCATCGTGGGCGACGTGTCGACCGCGCAGATCAACCAGATCGTCACGCAGCAGGGCTTCATGATGGCGACCAACGACTTCTTTCACATTTCGGCGCTCGCGTTCGTCGCGCTCGCGGCGCTCGTGTGGGTGACGAAGCCGAAGAAGGGAGCCGGGCCCGCGATGGGGCATTGA
- a CDS encoding MarR family winged helix-turn-helix transcriptional regulator produces MTMSGLYDPEHIELESSLGYYLTKARQALVERLDRALGPLELTAQQISVILLLARGYARTPFELSRKLSYDSGSMTRMLDRLEKKGFVARARSELDRRVIELALTERGAQAAQALPALIATELNAQLEGFSAGELALLTDLLRRFIANAPGAADSACAASIAEPPPGKR; encoded by the coding sequence TTGACGATGAGCGGCCTATACGACCCGGAGCACATCGAGCTCGAATCGAGCCTCGGCTATTACCTGACGAAGGCGCGGCAAGCGCTCGTCGAGCGGCTCGACCGTGCGCTCGGCCCGCTCGAGCTGACCGCGCAGCAAATCAGCGTGATCCTGTTGCTCGCGCGCGGGTATGCGCGCACGCCGTTCGAGCTGTCGCGCAAGCTGTCGTACGACAGCGGATCGATGACGCGCATGCTCGACCGGCTCGAGAAGAAGGGCTTCGTCGCGCGCGCGCGCAGCGAATTGGACCGCCGCGTGATCGAGCTCGCGCTGACCGAGCGCGGCGCGCAGGCCGCGCAGGCGCTGCCCGCGCTGATCGCGACCGAGCTGAATGCGCAGCTCGAGGGCTTCTCGGCCGGCGAACTCGCGCTCCTGACCGACCTGCTGCGGCGCTTCATCGCGAACGCGCCGGGCGCCGCGGATTCCGCATGCGCCGCGTCGATCGCCGAGCCGCCGCCGGGTAAGCGCTGA